One Leucobacter muris DNA segment encodes these proteins:
- a CDS encoding YchJ family protein, translated as MNEQDPCPCGRDVAYAECCGPLHAGAAAPTAERLMRSRYSAFALGDAGYLLATWDPATRPAELELDPGVEWRRLFIHGASAGGPFDRRGSVDFTAIARTSEGRLEQSERSEFRRSAEGRWLYVDGEVV; from the coding sequence GTGAACGAACAGGATCCCTGCCCCTGCGGTCGCGACGTCGCCTATGCGGAGTGCTGCGGCCCGCTGCACGCCGGCGCCGCGGCACCCACGGCCGAGCGGCTCATGCGCTCCCGCTACAGCGCGTTCGCCCTCGGCGACGCGGGCTACCTGCTCGCGACCTGGGACCCCGCCACGCGCCCGGCCGAGCTCGAGCTCGATCCGGGCGTCGAATGGCGGCGCCTCTTCATCCACGGCGCCTCCGCGGGCGGCCCCTTCGACCGGCGGGGCTCCGTCGACTTCACGGCGATCGCGCGCACGTCCGAGGGGCGACTCGAACAGAGCGAGCGCAGCGAATTCCGCCGATCGGCTGAGGGTCGCTGGCTCTACGTCGACGGTGAGGTCGTGTAG
- a CDS encoding phytoene desaturase family protein codes for MVSEDSNYTHDVVIVGGGHNALVAAAYLARAGKRTVVLERLDHLGGAAVSEQPWPGVEARLSRYSYLVSLLPRQIIDDLGLEIQLARRRYSSYTPDPADPSRGVLVDNGDAEATAASFERVTGDRGEAARFDAFYERLAPLAQRLFPTVTDPLKRRSEVRAAVDGLGDDELWRDLFERPIGEWIRSALDTDIARGIALTDGLIGTFASADDPSLRQNRCFLYHVIGGGTGDWDVPVGGMGRVSGEIERAARDAGAELRTGADVEAITAEGEVRIGTGPTSETLRGRLVLSGVGPAVLERLLAAGGAPAAAVAEAPEHPAGAQVKINMLLKRLPQLRDEHVDPRAAFAGTFHINETLAQLEAAHAAGAGGSLPDPLPAEIYCHSLTDPSILGPELQAEGAQTLTLFGLHVPHALVTDDNNDELREQLVAAAQRSLDSVLAEPIVDCLYTAPDGTPCIEARTTLDLERSLGMIGGDIFHGALSWPWADDDEPLDTPARRWGVATDLPNVLVCGSGARRGGAVSGIGGHNAAQAALEILG; via the coding sequence ATGGTCAGTGAAGACTCGAACTACACCCACGACGTCGTCATCGTCGGCGGCGGGCACAACGCGCTCGTCGCCGCCGCATACCTCGCCCGCGCGGGCAAACGCACGGTGGTGCTCGAGCGCCTCGACCACCTGGGCGGGGCGGCCGTGTCCGAGCAGCCCTGGCCGGGCGTCGAAGCACGCCTCTCGCGCTACTCCTACCTCGTGAGCCTGCTGCCCCGGCAGATCATCGACGACCTCGGTCTCGAGATCCAGCTCGCGCGCCGCCGCTACTCGTCGTACACACCCGACCCCGCCGACCCGTCGCGCGGCGTGCTCGTCGACAACGGCGACGCCGAGGCGACCGCGGCCTCCTTCGAGCGGGTCACCGGCGACCGCGGCGAGGCCGCCCGCTTCGACGCCTTCTACGAGCGCCTCGCCCCGCTCGCGCAGCGACTGTTCCCCACGGTCACCGATCCGCTCAAGCGTCGCTCCGAGGTGCGCGCCGCGGTCGACGGCCTCGGCGACGACGAGCTCTGGCGCGACCTCTTCGAGCGCCCGATCGGCGAGTGGATCCGCTCCGCCCTCGACACCGACATCGCCCGCGGAATCGCGCTGACCGACGGTCTCATCGGCACCTTCGCGAGCGCCGATGACCCGTCGCTGCGGCAGAACCGCTGCTTCCTCTACCACGTGATCGGCGGCGGCACCGGCGACTGGGACGTGCCGGTCGGCGGGATGGGGCGGGTGAGCGGCGAGATCGAGCGGGCCGCGCGCGACGCGGGCGCCGAGCTGCGCACGGGAGCCGATGTCGAGGCGATCACGGCCGAGGGCGAGGTGCGGATCGGCACCGGCCCGACCTCCGAGACGCTGCGCGGCAGACTCGTGCTGAGCGGGGTGGGGCCGGCCGTGCTCGAGCGCCTGCTGGCCGCGGGCGGCGCACCGGCCGCCGCCGTCGCCGAGGCGCCCGAGCACCCCGCCGGTGCGCAGGTGAAGATCAACATGCTGCTGAAGCGTCTGCCCCAGCTGCGCGATGAGCACGTCGATCCGCGCGCCGCCTTCGCGGGCACCTTCCACATCAACGAGACGCTGGCCCAGCTCGAGGCCGCGCACGCGGCGGGAGCGGGCGGATCGCTGCCAGACCCCCTGCCGGCAGAGATCTACTGCCACTCGCTCACCGACCCGTCGATCCTCGGCCCCGAGCTGCAGGCAGAGGGCGCGCAGACGCTCACGCTCTTCGGGCTGCACGTGCCGCACGCCCTCGTCACCGACGACAACAACGACGAGTTGCGCGAGCAGCTGGTCGCCGCGGCACAGCGCTCGCTCGACTCGGTGCTCGCCGAGCCGATCGTCGACTGCCTCTACACCGCACCGGACGGCACCCCGTGCATCGAGGCCCGCACCACCCTCGACCTCGAGCGCTCGCTCGGCATGATCGGCGGAGACATCTTCCACGGCGCGCTCTCGTGGCCGTGGGCCGACGACGACGAACCGCTCGACACCCCGGCCCGGCGCTGGGGTGTGGCGACCGACCTGCCGAACGTGCTCGTCTGCGGCTCTGGGGCGAGGCGAGGCGGCGCCGTCAGCGGCATCGGCGGGCACAACGCGGCGCAGGCCGCCCTCGAGATCCTCGGCTAG
- a CDS encoding aminopeptidase P family protein, which translates to MTESAQTTHEVEIDHSNRSTTPQTGAFLDYISSHWADRPETIPAAWPVAPYAARRRAALGALFPGERLVIHAGAMKQRSNDTFYPFRAHSAFAHLTGWGAESEPGSILVLDPAGDAHEATLYFRERAGRDSDEFFANPEIGEFWIGARPSLAQVAGALGIRTAPIAEFAADERDRVVGHGAVEADGAGTGDDENLARAASELRLVKDGFELAEMQAAVDATARGFEDVLAALPQASAHARGERIVEGVFNQRARLDGNTVGYETIAASGPHACTLHWIRNDGPVLDGDLLLLDAGVELDSLYTADITRTVPVSGAFSAVQRRVYEAVLEAADAARAIVRPGIRFGDVHDAAMAVIERRTREWGLLPEDDGTAYHRRYMVHGTSHHLGLDVHDCAQARREMYLDGVLEPGMVFTIEPGLYFQPDDLTVPEELRGIGVRIEDDIVVTDDGCINLSAGIPRTADEVEAWIRDAQA; encoded by the coding sequence ATGACCGAGAGCGCGCAGACCACCCACGAGGTGGAGATCGACCACAGCAACCGCAGCACCACGCCGCAGACCGGCGCCTTCCTCGACTACATCTCGTCGCACTGGGCCGACCGCCCCGAGACGATCCCGGCTGCCTGGCCCGTCGCCCCGTACGCGGCGCGGCGGCGGGCCGCGCTCGGCGCGCTCTTCCCCGGCGAGCGCCTCGTGATCCACGCGGGCGCGATGAAGCAGCGCTCGAACGACACCTTCTACCCCTTCCGCGCCCACAGCGCCTTCGCGCACCTCACGGGGTGGGGCGCCGAGAGCGAGCCCGGCTCGATCCTCGTGCTCGACCCGGCCGGCGACGCGCACGAGGCGACCCTCTACTTCCGAGAGCGCGCGGGCCGCGACAGCGACGAGTTCTTCGCCAACCCCGAGATCGGGGAGTTCTGGATCGGGGCGCGCCCCTCGCTCGCGCAGGTCGCCGGCGCGCTCGGGATCCGCACCGCCCCGATCGCCGAGTTCGCCGCGGACGAGCGCGACCGGGTGGTCGGCCACGGCGCGGTCGAGGCCGACGGCGCCGGAACAGGCGACGACGAGAACCTCGCCCGAGCCGCCTCCGAGCTGCGACTCGTCAAGGACGGGTTCGAGCTCGCCGAGATGCAGGCCGCCGTCGACGCCACCGCCCGAGGCTTCGAGGATGTGCTCGCGGCGCTGCCGCAGGCGAGCGCGCACGCCCGCGGCGAACGGATCGTGGAGGGCGTCTTCAACCAGCGAGCCCGCCTCGACGGCAACACCGTCGGCTACGAGACGATCGCCGCCTCCGGCCCGCACGCCTGCACCCTGCACTGGATCCGCAACGACGGCCCGGTGCTCGACGGCGACCTGCTGCTGCTCGACGCGGGCGTCGAGCTCGACAGCCTCTACACGGCCGACATCACCCGCACCGTGCCGGTCTCCGGCGCGTTCTCGGCGGTGCAGCGACGCGTGTACGAGGCCGTGCTCGAGGCCGCCGACGCGGCCCGCGCGATCGTGCGGCCGGGCATCCGCTTCGGCGACGTGCACGACGCGGCGATGGCCGTGATCGAGCGACGCACCCGCGAGTGGGGGCTGCTGCCCGAAGACGACGGCACGGCCTACCACCGCCGCTACATGGTGCACGGCACCAGCCACCACCTGGGCCTCGACGTGCACGACTGCGCACAGGCCCGCCGCGAGATGTACCTTGACGGGGTGCTCGAGCCCGGCATGGTGTTCACGATCGAGCCGGGTCTGTACTTTCAGCCCGACGACCTGACCGTGCCCGAGGAGCTGCGCGGCATCGGCGTGCGCATCGAGGACGACATCGTGGTGACCGACGACGGCTGCATCAACCTGTCGGCCGGCATCCCTCGCACGGCAGACGAGGTGGAGGCCTGGATCCGCGACGCGCAGGCGTAG
- a CDS encoding response regulator, translating into MIRIVLADDHPVVRAGVRALLECERDLEIVGEAATPDAAVALAAGAEPDVVLMDLQFGASGSGAEATRRIRAQVHPPAVLVLTNYDTDGDILSAVEAGASGYLLKDAPPDELVAAVRAAAAGESALAPAIAGRLLARLRAPAVSLSAREIEVLQLVAAGRTNGGIAAELHITDATVKSHLVHVYDKLGVSTRTAAVAAARELGVLR; encoded by the coding sequence ATGATCCGGATCGTACTGGCCGACGACCACCCGGTCGTGCGCGCGGGGGTGCGGGCCCTGCTCGAGTGCGAGCGCGACCTCGAGATCGTGGGCGAGGCGGCCACGCCGGACGCCGCCGTCGCGCTCGCCGCCGGCGCGGAGCCGGACGTCGTGCTCATGGATCTGCAGTTCGGGGCCTCCGGCAGCGGGGCCGAGGCCACGCGCCGCATCCGGGCTCAGGTTCACCCGCCCGCGGTGCTCGTGCTCACCAACTACGACACCGACGGCGACATCCTGAGCGCGGTGGAGGCCGGCGCGAGCGGCTACCTGCTGAAAGACGCCCCGCCCGACGAGCTCGTCGCGGCGGTGCGCGCGGCGGCCGCCGGCGAGAGCGCTCTCGCGCCCGCGATCGCGGGGCGGCTGCTCGCGCGGCTGCGCGCGCCGGCCGTGAGTCTCAGCGCCCGCGAGATCGAGGTGCTGCAGCTCGTGGCGGCGGGGCGCACGAACGGCGGAATCGCGGCCGAGCTGCACATCACCGACGCCACGGTGAAGTCGCACCTCGTGCACGTCTACGACAAGCTGGGAGTCTCGACCCGCACGGCCGCGGTCGCCGCGGCCCGCGAGCTCGGCGTGCTGCGCTGA
- a CDS encoding PHP domain-containing protein, which produces MAGSGTQQGFDLHTHSVFSDGTTRPSDIAREAAGIGLAGFALTDHDTIDGWGEARDAARDAGVDFLPGIEITTKHAGRSRHLLGYGIDPAAGELFAALAEVRSSRLGRAQEMVRRLSAAYAITWESVVGEEDARTVGRPHIADALVAAGYFADRSTAFAEILHPGSPYYLGTYAIETVEAIRLVRAAGGAAALAHPAAFRQRTPTTARELRELAAAGLWGVELDHPENRADWLPPLAEAAAELGLAVTGSSDYHGVGKPNLLGERATDPALVERLRERLVTPR; this is translated from the coding sequence ATGGCCGGATCCGGGACGCAGCAGGGCTTCGACCTGCACACGCACTCGGTGTTCTCCGACGGCACGACGAGGCCCTCCGACATCGCGCGCGAGGCGGCCGGGATCGGGCTCGCGGGCTTCGCGCTCACCGACCACGACACGATCGACGGGTGGGGCGAAGCCCGTGACGCCGCCCGCGACGCCGGCGTCGACTTCCTCCCCGGCATCGAGATCACGACGAAGCACGCCGGCCGCTCGCGGCACCTGCTCGGCTACGGCATCGACCCGGCCGCGGGCGAGCTGTTCGCCGCCCTCGCCGAGGTGCGCAGTTCGCGGCTCGGGCGCGCGCAGGAGATGGTGCGGCGGCTCTCGGCCGCCTACGCGATCACCTGGGAATCCGTGGTGGGCGAAGAAGACGCGCGCACCGTGGGCCGCCCCCACATCGCCGACGCGCTCGTCGCCGCGGGTTACTTCGCCGACCGCAGCACGGCGTTCGCCGAGATCCTGCACCCCGGCTCTCCCTACTACCTGGGCACCTACGCCATCGAGACCGTCGAGGCGATCCGGCTCGTGCGCGCAGCCGGGGGAGCGGCCGCACTCGCCCACCCGGCGGCCTTCCGGCAGCGCACCCCGACCACCGCGCGCGAGCTGCGCGAGCTCGCCGCCGCGGGGCTCTGGGGTGTCGAGCTCGACCACCCCGAGAACCGGGCCGACTGGCTGCCCCCGCTCGCCGAGGCCGCCGCCGAGCTGGGGCTCGCGGTGACCGGTTCGAGCGACTACCACGGCGTCGGCAAACCGAACCTGCTGGGCGAGCGCGCGACCGATCCGGCGCTCGTGGAACGCCTGCGCGAGCGGCTCGTGACACCGCGCTGA
- a CDS encoding methyltransferase domain-containing protein has translation MSAARPGPVERPRGRARLPLASGANPICDYFEAGRCRSCALIETPYEQQLRDKEARCRELLPGVPERAWLPPVPGGVREFRNKAKLVVGGRPGRVTLGILGPDGAGVDLRDCLIQQPTIRAAIPSLARFIEQSGLPPYDVPKRRGELKFVHVTASPDGELMLRFVVRSERALDVLRTRLPQLRRAIPAAAVVSVNLLPEHKAVLEGEREVPLLGSSLAMDTGAGLALHLRPQSFFQTNTSVARALYAQAAEWIERADPASLWDLYCGVGGFALHSAGAGSARRVLGIEISEEAVRSARRSAREAGIDARFEAGDATAFALGASREDLPEAVIVNPPRRGIGAELAGWLEGAAGIRHVVYSSCNPESLARDLAAMPSFAAREARVFDMFPHTRHMEAAVLLERR, from the coding sequence ATGAGCGCAGCCCGGCCCGGGCCCGTCGAGCGGCCCCGCGGCCGCGCTCGGCTTCCGCTCGCGAGCGGCGCGAACCCGATCTGCGACTACTTCGAGGCGGGACGCTGCCGTTCGTGCGCGCTGATCGAGACCCCGTACGAGCAGCAGCTGCGCGACAAGGAGGCCCGCTGCCGAGAGCTGCTGCCCGGGGTGCCCGAACGCGCGTGGCTGCCGCCCGTGCCGGGCGGGGTGCGCGAGTTCCGCAACAAGGCGAAGCTGGTGGTGGGCGGAAGACCGGGGCGGGTGACCCTCGGCATCCTCGGCCCCGACGGCGCGGGCGTGGATCTGCGCGACTGCCTGATCCAGCAGCCCACGATACGCGCGGCGATCCCGAGCCTCGCTCGCTTCATCGAGCAGAGCGGGCTGCCTCCGTACGACGTGCCGAAGCGGCGCGGCGAGCTCAAGTTCGTGCACGTCACGGCCTCTCCCGACGGCGAGCTGATGCTGCGCTTCGTGGTGCGCAGCGAGCGGGCGCTCGACGTGCTGCGCACCCGCCTGCCGCAGCTGCGGCGCGCGATCCCGGCCGCGGCCGTCGTGTCGGTGAATCTGCTGCCCGAGCACAAGGCCGTGCTCGAGGGCGAGCGCGAGGTGCCGCTGCTCGGCTCGTCGCTCGCGATGGACACCGGCGCGGGCCTCGCCCTGCACCTGCGGCCGCAGAGCTTCTTCCAGACGAACACGAGCGTGGCGCGCGCCCTGTACGCGCAGGCCGCGGAGTGGATCGAGCGGGCGGATCCGGCGTCGCTCTGGGATCTCTACTGCGGCGTCGGCGGCTTCGCGCTGCACTCGGCGGGCGCGGGATCGGCCCGCCGCGTGCTCGGGATCGAGATCAGCGAGGAGGCGGTGCGTTCGGCCAGGCGCAGCGCTCGCGAGGCGGGGATCGACGCGCGGTTCGAGGCGGGGGACGCGACGGCGTTCGCTCTCGGAGCCTCTCGGGAGGACCTGCCGGAGGCGGTGATCGTGAACCCTCCGCGGCGCGGCATCGGCGCCGAGCTCGCCGGCTGGCTCGAGGGGGCCGCGGGGATCCGGCACGTCGTCTACTCCAGCTGCAACCCCGAGAGCCTCGCCCGGGATCTCGCCGCGATGCCGTCGTTCGCGGCGCGCGAGGCGCGCGTCTTCGACATGTTCCCGCACACGCGGCACATGGAGGCAGCGGTGCTGCTGGAACGTCGCTGA
- a CDS encoding DEAD/DEAH box helicase: MTTFRELGVDQDMVDALTDKGITEAFPIQEQTIPLALTGQDIIGQAKTGTGKTFGFGLPLLQRIGENPEPGVQALIVVPTRELAVQVYEDLELAAKNRAATVVPIYGGKAYEGQIEQLKAGAQIVVGTPGRLLDLASQRVLNLGNVREMVLDEADKMLDLGFLADIEKLFSKTPATRHTMLFSATMPGTIVTLARRFMSEPIHIRATDPDEGAAQANIEHIIYRAHSLDKDEVIGRILQAEGRGKTVIFMRTKRAAAKLQEELNDRGFNTAAVHGDLNQDQRERAMAGFKAGKKDILIATDVAARGIDVDDVTHVINHTVPDDEKTYLHRVGRTGRAGRTGIAVTFVDWDDLHKWALIDKALEFGVPEPVETYSSSPHLFADLNIPEGSKGRLKATPVKERAPRAGGPRSGDEGGSREERGEGRSRNRRRTRSANPKGPGRHEAHGHEQHGHDQEGGGEPGAPLLQDGGEGSSPRRRRRRRRGGSQNDAGAAGAGSAEAGAASAE, from the coding sequence GTGACAACTTTCCGCGAACTCGGCGTCGACCAGGACATGGTCGACGCGCTCACCGACAAGGGCATCACCGAGGCCTTCCCCATCCAGGAGCAGACGATCCCCCTGGCCCTCACCGGCCAGGACATCATCGGCCAGGCGAAGACCGGCACCGGCAAGACCTTCGGCTTCGGCCTGCCCCTGCTGCAGCGCATCGGCGAGAACCCCGAGCCGGGTGTGCAGGCGCTCATCGTGGTGCCCACCCGCGAGCTCGCGGTGCAGGTGTACGAGGATCTCGAGCTCGCCGCCAAGAACCGCGCCGCGACGGTCGTGCCGATCTACGGCGGCAAGGCGTACGAGGGCCAGATCGAGCAGCTGAAGGCCGGCGCGCAGATCGTCGTGGGCACGCCGGGCCGCCTGCTCGACCTCGCGAGCCAGCGGGTGCTGAACCTCGGCAACGTGCGCGAGATGGTGCTCGACGAGGCCGACAAGATGCTCGACCTCGGCTTCCTCGCCGACATCGAGAAGCTGTTCTCGAAGACCCCGGCCACCCGCCACACGATGCTGTTCTCGGCGACCATGCCGGGCACGATCGTCACGCTCGCGCGCCGCTTCATGTCGGAGCCCATCCACATCCGCGCCACCGATCCCGACGAGGGCGCCGCGCAGGCGAACATCGAGCACATCATCTACCGCGCGCACTCGCTCGACAAGGACGAGGTGATCGGCCGCATCCTGCAGGCCGAGGGCCGCGGCAAGACCGTGATCTTCATGCGCACGAAGCGCGCGGCGGCGAAGCTGCAGGAGGAGCTGAACGACCGCGGCTTCAACACCGCGGCCGTGCACGGCGACCTGAACCAGGATCAGCGCGAGCGCGCGATGGCCGGGTTCAAGGCCGGCAAGAAGGACATCCTCATCGCGACCGACGTGGCGGCGCGCGGCATCGACGTCGACGATGTCACGCACGTGATCAACCACACCGTGCCCGACGACGAGAAGACCTACCTGCACCGCGTGGGGCGCACGGGCCGCGCGGGCCGCACCGGCATCGCCGTCACCTTCGTCGACTGGGACGACCTGCACAAGTGGGCGCTCATCGACAAGGCGCTCGAGTTCGGCGTGCCCGAGCCCGTCGAGACCTACTCGTCGTCGCCGCATCTCTTCGCCGATCTGAACATCCCCGAGGGCTCGAAGGGCCGACTCAAGGCCACGCCGGTGAAGGAGCGCGCTCCTCGGGCCGGCGGCCCGAGGTCGGGCGACGAGGGCGGGTCGCGGGAGGAACGCGGCGAGGGCCGCTCCCGCAACCGGCGCCGCACCCGCAGCGCGAACCCCAAGGGCCCGGGCCGCCACGAGGCCCACGGCCACGAGCAGCACGGCCACGATCAGGAGGGCGGCGGCGAGCCCGGCGCCCCGCTGCTGCAGGACGGCGGCGAGGGATCGTCGCCGCGCCGTCGCCGTCGCCGTCGCCGCGGCGGATCGCAGAACGACGCCGGCGCCGCGGGAGCGGGTTCGGCCGAGGCCGGCGCGGCCTCCGCGGAGTAG
- a CDS encoding ferritin-like fold-containing protein, translating to MFEWIRGLRKKSAPARKLRSRGDAVDTERVELSEFAPGIMPFLGLTSYLQLELYQGATRAVSGAPTLEAKDVLARVAGQTLSKHQRLTAEIRRRGEEPHVVMTPFAHVIEQYVERIDAADWHQHVLSLYLVGGLFDDFFASLAGGLRDGYRGDAIAILHDDTGRAELKELLQAALVTDEGLSSWLALWGRRLVGDTLLVSRAVLALSEGRPFVESEVEPVFTELIADHIRRMDGLGLTA from the coding sequence GTGTTCGAGTGGATCCGTGGGCTGCGAAAGAAGAGCGCCCCAGCGCGCAAGCTGCGTTCGCGCGGCGACGCCGTCGACACCGAGCGCGTCGAGCTGTCGGAGTTCGCCCCCGGCATCATGCCGTTCCTCGGCCTCACCTCCTACCTGCAGCTCGAGCTCTACCAAGGCGCGACCCGCGCCGTCTCCGGCGCCCCGACCCTCGAAGCCAAGGACGTGCTCGCCCGCGTGGCCGGCCAGACGCTGTCGAAGCACCAGCGGCTCACCGCCGAGATCCGCAGGCGCGGAGAAGAACCGCACGTGGTGATGACGCCGTTCGCGCACGTGATCGAGCAGTACGTCGAGCGCATCGACGCCGCCGACTGGCACCAGCACGTGCTCTCCCTGTACCTCGTGGGCGGGCTCTTCGACGACTTCTTCGCGAGCCTCGCCGGCGGGCTGCGCGACGGGTACCGCGGCGACGCCATCGCGATCCTGCACGACGACACCGGCCGCGCCGAGCTCAAAGAGCTGCTGCAGGCGGCCCTCGTCACTGATGAGGGGCTGTCGAGCTGGCTCGCGCTGTGGGGCCGCCGCCTCGTGGGCGATACGCTGCTCGTCTCGCGAGCCGTGCTGGCTCTCAGCGAGGGCCGACCGTTCGTCGAGAGCGAGGTCGAGCCCGTCTTCACCGAGCTCATCGCCGACCACATCCGCCGCATGGACGGTCTGGGCCTGACCGCATGA